The nucleotide sequence TCTAAATAAGAAAATATGACTCTTGATTTTTTAAAAAAGAGCCAAAAAGGAACAATCATCGCTATAAATGCAGAAAAAGTCCCTTTAAAATTAATAGAAATGGGCTGCTTACCAGGAAATATTGTCGAGGTTTTGCAAATTGCACCTTTACAAGATCCAATCTATATAAAAGTAAACGATTCGTTTTTAAGTATTCGTAAAGATCTGGCAAAAGAAATTGAAGTTGAACTGATATAACATTTAATGAAACAACTAAAAGTAGCGTTAATTGGAAACCCAAATGTAGGTAAAACTTCTGTTTTTAACGCGTTAACAGGCTTAAACCAGCACGTTGGGAATTATCCGGGCGTAACCGTAGAACGTAAAGTTGGTACAACAACTTTAGCAAATGATACCAAAGCACATATTATAGATTTGCCGGGTGTTTACTCTGTAAATCCAAGCTCTAAAGACGAAGAAATTGCGCTGAAAGCTATTTACGATGCATCGAACAAAGATTTTCCCGATGTAATTGTAGTGGTTGCCGAAGTAGAAAATTTAAAGCGAAATCTGTTGCTTTTTACGCAGGTTAAAGATTTAGGTTTTCCTACGATTTTGGCACTGAATATGGCAGATCAAATGGAAAAGAAAGGAATTTCTATTGATGTGTCTGCATTGGAAAAAGCGTTAGATACCAAAATTGTTCTGATTTCAGCAAGAAAAAAAGAAGGAATTGATGAGTTGAAACAAGCCGTTTTA is from Flavobacterium dauae and encodes:
- a CDS encoding FeoA family protein, which translates into the protein MTLDFLKKSQKGTIIAINAEKVPLKLIEMGCLPGNIVEVLQIAPLQDPIYIKVNDSFLSIRKDLAKEIEVELI